One Bacteriovorax sp. PP10 DNA window includes the following coding sequences:
- a CDS encoding C39 family peptidase, which yields MKLIYLLALFSFSIQASDIQCDFFAVNTDQSCTPFGGIKLDVPMAKQKRPLSCEAAALTSALNYFGADTTEEKIIEQMPFDKTLKTKDVWGDPNLGFVGDIDGRSIISGYGIYWKPIARLSSQWKKADWIINGSIKDITDQIKQKRPVLVWISALKDADIIFWKTTSGKRVRALQDQHVIVVSGYEGSAELPLGFHVMDPDEGMRFMDYNDFIARWDRFERPAVVFKD from the coding sequence ATGAAATTAATTTATCTCCTGGCCTTATTTTCTTTTTCAATTCAAGCAAGTGACATTCAATGCGATTTTTTTGCTGTTAATACTGATCAGTCTTGTACTCCATTTGGAGGAATCAAACTCGATGTTCCTATGGCAAAACAAAAAAGGCCTTTAAGTTGTGAAGCGGCCGCGCTGACATCGGCACTGAATTATTTTGGTGCAGATACAACTGAAGAGAAAATTATTGAGCAAATGCCTTTTGATAAAACTTTAAAGACAAAAGACGTATGGGGAGACCCCAACCTTGGATTTGTAGGTGATATTGATGGACGCTCTATTATCTCAGGGTACGGTATCTACTGGAAGCCTATCGCGAGACTTTCTTCTCAATGGAAAAAAGCAGATTGGATTATAAACGGATCAATAAAAGATATAACTGATCAGATCAAACAAAAGAGACCTGTCTTGGTATGGATATCTGCTCTTAAAGATGCCGACATTATTTTTTGGAAAACGACTTCAGGGAAACGCGTTCGGGCCCTACAGGACCAGCATGTGATTGTAGTGAGTGGGTATGAAGGTTCGGCAGAACTGCCTCTTGGATTTCATGTTATGGACCCAGACGAAGGGATGAGATTTATGGATTACAATGACTTCATTGCCAGATGGGATCGATTCGAAAGACCGGCCGTGGTTTTTAAAGACTAA
- a CDS encoding SPASM domain-containing protein produces MEYLEKIKEDVLGTQKAFKDLGLRQDTFCVMPFVNIILEPNGNVGLCRHKGIHNSSLGNLKQQTIKEIWESDKAVQWREDFKSGSGEACETELVDRRCNLCPELNKLLPHAEITNTKNPKILRLTANLNGKCNLECQMCNVWKLPNGFYTEDNFWIPARELFFKDILEVDMLSGEPFIQKDTYRLMDEVSSVNPDCQWTITSNMHWVLSDFIKEKLNKIVVKNLIVSIDSLESVAYAKIRKLGNLDFVLSNLDKMLAYEKERVASGRSKLNIRMHFLIQKDNWREVKNVIKYCREKEIIPFISYLYEPFEFSLGTLSYEERVEILDFYLNTLNREELLLAQRIIKPLMRTLSKIDYTYYITNFRDQTLQ; encoded by the coding sequence ATGGAATATCTTGAAAAAATTAAAGAAGATGTCCTTGGGACCCAAAAGGCCTTTAAAGATTTAGGTCTTCGCCAGGATACTTTTTGTGTCATGCCTTTTGTGAATATTATTCTTGAGCCCAATGGAAACGTTGGTCTTTGCCGCCATAAAGGAATTCATAATTCTAGCCTTGGAAATTTAAAGCAACAGACCATTAAAGAAATTTGGGAGTCTGATAAGGCCGTTCAATGGAGAGAGGATTTTAAATCAGGATCAGGCGAAGCTTGTGAAACAGAGCTGGTTGATCGTAGATGTAATCTCTGTCCTGAACTCAATAAACTTCTTCCTCACGCAGAAATAACGAATACAAAAAATCCTAAAATCTTAAGGCTCACAGCTAATCTTAATGGGAAGTGCAACCTTGAGTGCCAGATGTGTAACGTTTGGAAACTTCCGAATGGTTTCTATACAGAAGACAACTTCTGGATTCCTGCAAGAGAGTTATTCTTTAAAGATATTCTTGAAGTCGATATGCTCTCGGGTGAACCCTTTATTCAAAAAGACACTTATAGGCTTATGGATGAAGTTTCATCTGTTAATCCTGACTGTCAGTGGACGATTACGTCTAATATGCATTGGGTTCTAAGTGACTTCATTAAAGAAAAATTAAATAAGATCGTTGTTAAAAATCTTATTGTCTCAATTGATAGTCTTGAGAGTGTTGCTTACGCCAAAATTAGAAAGCTAGGTAATCTTGATTTTGTTTTATCAAACTTAGACAAGATGCTGGCCTATGAAAAAGAAAGAGTCGCAAGCGGAAGATCAAAATTAAATATCAGAATGCATTTTCTTATTCAGAAAGATAACTGGCGTGAAGTGAAAAACGTCATTAAGTATTGTCGTGAAAAAGAGATCATCCCTTTTATTTCTTATTTATATGAACCCTTTGAGTTTTCGTTGGGAACTTTAAGCTATGAAGAAAGAGTCGAGATTCTTGATTTTTATCTTAATACCTTAAATAGAGAAGAGTTGCTTCTGGCCCAAAGAATTATTAAACCTTTAATGCGCACTTTGAGTAAAATTGATTATACTTACTATATAACTAATTTTAGAGATCAAACGCTGCAATGA